CTTCCCGAATATCCTGGAAGGAATGGAAAAGCGCGGCTTCTCCGGCGAGGAGATCGCAAAGATCGCCGGAGGCAACTGGGTCCGTCTGTTCAGGGACAGCTTCGTGCCGATCCAGATGCCGGCCGCTGCAAGCGCCGCTTGAAACTCTAACCGCTTGTTAATCGGATGTGACCCGTCGAAGATGGGTCACACACGCGATCACGGAGGATTTTATGGGACAGGCCGACAGCACCATTCCGATCTCTGTAACATCGGCACCGACATGGCGCAGGGTGCGGGCTTTCTATCCCGTGATATCACTCTTCGTGCTTCTTGGGGCGTGGCAGGCGGGGGTCATGCTGTTCCAGCCGGCACCCTACCTGCTGCCTCCTCCGATGGCCGTAGCCAATGTCATCGTCAGCCAATTTCCATCGTTGATCTATCACACGGGCATCACGGCGTTCGAAACGACCCTGGCCTTTGTCTTCAGCATCGTCGTGGCGATGCCGGTAGCGTTCCTCATCGCCCGATACCGCTGGTTTGAAGAGACGGTCTATCCACTGCTGGTGGTCAGCCAAGCCGTGCCGAAGGTCGCCCTCGCCCCGCTCATCCTGGTTTGGCTCGGCTTCGGCCTGAGCACCAAGGTGATGATCGGTATCCTTGTTGCATTCTTCCCCGTCATCATCAGCACCGTAGTGGGGCTGAAGAGTGTTCCCAAAGACATGGTTTATCTAGGGCGCTCCATGGGGCTCTCGGCGCAGGACATGTTCCGGAAAATCTATTTTCCTTTCGCGCTTCCGAGCATCTTCGGCGGCTTGAAGGTTTGCATCACCCTGGCGGTCGTGGGTGCCGTCGTCGGAGAATTCGTCGGTGCCGACAAGGGGCTCGGCTACCTGATCCTTCTGGCAAGCGGGCAGATGCAGACTGCCCTGATGTTCGCCGCCCTCATTTTCCTCGTCCTGATCGGCGTCGTGAGCTTCGCCCTCGTACAATGGGCGGAGGCGCGCCTCATGCCGTGGCATAGCTCCGTCCGTCAGGATGCAGGGCATTAAGGATTGGGGAGGAAATGATGGGTAAGCCAATTCGCATCGAGCACGTAACCAAGAGCTATAACGGCCTGGAAGCGCTCTCCTCCACTTCTCTCCATATTGAGGAAGGAGAGTTCGTATCGCTCGTCGGTCCAAGCGGCTGCGGCAAGAGCACGCTTCTGAGGATCGTGGCCGGCTTGGATACGCCGACAAACGGAAGGGTCTCCATCGCGGATCGGACCGTGACGAAGCCCGAAACCGATATCGGCATCGTCTTCCAAAGTCCGGTTCTTCTCGACTGGAGGAGCGTTCTCGACAATGTCCTGTTACAAGCGGAGGCGCGCAGGCTCCCTCATGACGTGTATGCCGCCCGCGCCCAGGACCTGCTAGCAGCCGCAGGTTTAAAAGGCTTCGAGAACGCCTATCCCTATCAGTTGTCGGGCGGCATGAGCCAGCGCGTCAGCGTGTGCCGGGCACTCGTTCACAATCCTTCGCTTCTGTTGATGGATGAACCCTTCGGTGCCCTCGACGCCCTGACCCGCGACCAGATGATGGTCGACCTCCAGAAACTGTGGCTTCGCTCGCGCCCGACGGTCATCTTTGTCACTCACAGCGTTCAGGAAGCGGTCTTTCTCTCCGACCGGATCATCGTGATGGCCCCGCGCCCGGGCCGCGTCGAGGCCGTTCTCGACGTTCCCCTCCCACGCTCCAGAAGGCTGTCCATGAGAGGGACGGCTGAGTTCAACGCAATCGTCGATGAGATCCTGCATCATTTCCAGCGGATGGGGGTGATCCGCGATGATGAGGGCGAAACCCCGGACAACACCACCATGGAGATGGCGCTATGAAGATCACATCGCGAATGGCCCTGATTGCGACGGTCGCGTCGGTTCTCGGCACGGGTGCCGTACAGGCCGCCGACAAGCTGAGCATACGCCTCGACTGGAGCTGGTGGCCGGGGCAGACTCCGATGCTCGTGGCCAAGGAGAAGGGCTTCTACAAGGATGCCGGGATCGATATCGAAATCCAGCAGGGGCAGGGATCGAAGACCACGACCCTCGTCGTCGGCGAGAACCGGGAGCCGATCGGGCATGCGAGCCTTTCGACGGCCGCGCAATCCATATCGGCCGGCGTTCCGATCACCGCTGTGGCAGGGTTTTGGCAGAAGGGTCCGATCTCGCTGATCTGCTCGGGCGAGGACGTGAAGAAGCCCACGGATGTGAAGGGCAAACGCGTCGGCTCCACTCCCACCGGCTCGGACGGACAGGTGCTGCCAGCCTTCCTGAGGGCCAACGGTCTCGATGTTAAGGACATCTCGCTCGTCAACATGCCGGGTGATGCCAAGTTTGCCGCCATCACGTCCGGACAATTGGATTGCATCAGCGGCGACGATTATTATTACGGTCCCCAGCTGATCGCGCAGGGCAAGAAGATCTCGATTCTTCGGTATGCCGACTGGGGCGTCACCAATCTCAGCTTTGGAATCATCGCCAATAATTCTTTCCTCAAGGAGAAGCCCGATGTCGTCCGTCGCTTCCTTGAGGCCACCCGGAAGGGCCTCGACTACACGCTGGCGAACAAGGACGAGGCTATCCAGATCTTTCTGAAGGTGACGGGCAATACGCAGCCTGCGAACTTCCACAAGAGCGTACTTGAAGCTTACGAGAGCTCGCTCCACACCGGTGCGACACAGGGGAAACCCGTCGGATGGATGGCGTCCGAGGACTGGGACGCAATGAACAAGACCCTTGAGCAGTATGGCGGCATGACCAGCCGTAAGGATCCCAGCACGTACTTCTCCAACGACTTCCTTCCCAAGTAGGTCGGATGCCGGGGCCGCCTCGGCAGCCTTCCTCACACAATGAAAGCACCGCGCACCTCCTGAAGGGTGATCGGTGACGCATGCCAGGACAAGAGAGATGCCAAACACGACGAATACGCCGACACACCGCTTCGATGCGATCGTGGTGGGCGGTGGTCATAACGGGCTGATCGCGGCCGCTTATCTCGGCCGGGCCGGGCTCAGGGTGGCTGTCCTCGAGGCCAGGGCCAGCCTCGGAGGCCCCTGCGGAACCTTCGAGTTCATGCCTGGATATCGCACGGCCTTCACCAACTCGCCGGGAAGCTTCGAGCCACGCTTTATTAACGAGCTGAATTTGGAGCAGTTCGGCCTGCGGTTCGTCCGAACCGATCCAACCGTCGTTCATCCTTTCCCCAGCAGATGCTTTCTGGGTTGGCGGGATCGCGAGAAGATCGCAGCACAACTGAATGCCTATGCGCCCGGCGAAGCGGAACGCTACTTCAATCTCCTGAATTCCCTTGAGGAGCTGGCCCGCCATCTGCGAACGACGCTCTTTCAACCCTCGCCCGACCTTCTGTCGATGGCCAGGACGCTGCCGAAGGAGCAGGAGCCCCTGTTCAACAGGGTCTTCTTCGGCAGCGTCCGCCAGCTGCTGGATGAGGAGTTGAGGTCCGAGGAGGCGAAGGCTCTTCTGGGGATGGTCGCGTTGAATGCGACGCTGACGCCTCCATCGGCACCC
This region of Microvirga mediterraneensis genomic DNA includes:
- a CDS encoding ABC transporter ATP-binding protein, translating into MGKPIRIEHVTKSYNGLEALSSTSLHIEEGEFVSLVGPSGCGKSTLLRIVAGLDTPTNGRVSIADRTVTKPETDIGIVFQSPVLLDWRSVLDNVLLQAEARRLPHDVYAARAQDLLAAAGLKGFENAYPYQLSGGMSQRVSVCRALVHNPSLLLMDEPFGALDALTRDQMMVDLQKLWLRSRPTVIFVTHSVQEAVFLSDRIIVMAPRPGRVEAVLDVPLPRSRRLSMRGTAEFNAIVDEILHHFQRMGVIRDDEGETPDNTTMEMAL
- a CDS encoding ABC transporter permease — encoded protein: MLFQPAPYLLPPPMAVANVIVSQFPSLIYHTGITAFETTLAFVFSIVVAMPVAFLIARYRWFEETVYPLLVVSQAVPKVALAPLILVWLGFGLSTKVMIGILVAFFPVIISTVVGLKSVPKDMVYLGRSMGLSAQDMFRKIYFPFALPSIFGGLKVCITLAVVGAVVGEFVGADKGLGYLILLASGQMQTALMFAALIFLVLIGVVSFALVQWAEARLMPWHSSVRQDAGH
- a CDS encoding ABC transporter substrate-binding protein, whose translation is MKITSRMALIATVASVLGTGAVQAADKLSIRLDWSWWPGQTPMLVAKEKGFYKDAGIDIEIQQGQGSKTTTLVVGENREPIGHASLSTAAQSISAGVPITAVAGFWQKGPISLICSGEDVKKPTDVKGKRVGSTPTGSDGQVLPAFLRANGLDVKDISLVNMPGDAKFAAITSGQLDCISGDDYYYGPQLIAQGKKISILRYADWGVTNLSFGIIANNSFLKEKPDVVRRFLEATRKGLDYTLANKDEAIQIFLKVTGNTQPANFHKSVLEAYESSLHTGATQGKPVGWMASEDWDAMNKTLEQYGGMTSRKDPSTYFSNDFLPK